TATTGTATGTAATTTCCCGTTATGTCCGGCTGCAATCAATTCGAAATAATACGAACCAAATGCAAAGAAAATTGCACCAACTAAAGCGTATTTCCACTTCTTAAAAACAGTTAAACCCAGAATAAAAAAACCAGTAAATACTAAGAAAATATAGTCTGCTGGACGTGGTAAAAATCTAAATAATCCATCAATCGTTTTGATTACATCAAAATTATATTTAGCACCTGTTTGATAGGTTGGCATACCACCAAACATAGCGTCAGACCAATAGACATTCTCACCCGTTTTTTCTTGGTAAGTCAACATTTCTTGCGCACTACCTTTGTAATTGATAATATCGGGTTGAATAACAGATTTTCCCGATAAAACTGGCGCACAATACACCAATGCAATCACCACAAAAAGTAGCAATGAGATAAGAATGTAGAGTAAATTCTTTTTATTTTTCATGCTTTTTTTCCTCGATTATTTCGTAATCTACCGTTTCGGCGTCTATATTGTATTTCGGCTTATCGAAAGACGTATTTTGTTTCGATTCGTTGTACGAATCATTCGAATTTTGACTTTGATTATAAGCATTTCTTTGCTGATTAATGGCTTCTTGAAAAACTTTTTTAACAGCAAATACTTTTCTTAAAAATCTAAAAATGAATAAGAAAATAATACTTAAAATTAAAATCCAAAGAATTGTTTTCATTTTAGTTGACTGTTGTGACAGTAGTAACCGATTCCGTCATTGTTTGTTTTTGACCTTGTGCTTCTACTGTACGTTTTAATGTTTCCTTTTTCGTTAAATTAACTTTGTTGATCCAACCAGATTTAGTGTCCAACAAAATTTTCCCATCGACATTCGCACTACTATTCGCTAACATTGTAACACCTTCTTGTGACTCATTACCTTTCAAACTCTGTGTTCCATTCACCGTAATTGTCGTATTTGTAGGTTCTACACTTGCTAAAGTTCTTTTCATCGAAATATTTCCTTTCATTGGACCTTGATCAATTTTTTGGCTATCACTCCAAGATTCTTTTAAAGCCAATGTTTTATTCGGAAAAATATTCATCGTTTCCTCAAATTGAGATGAAATCGCTTCTTTGTTTAATGAATTATTGATGACTTGCGTAAAGAATTTAAATTCTTCTGCATTTACTTGCGATTTTACAGAATTAAGAATTGACGTTTTGATAGATTCTAATCCATCAACACTTACAACTTTTCCTTTCTCATCAACTTTCATTGTATACGTTTTTCCCGTCATCGCTTTATAGATTGACCAAGAAACGGCAATATCTTTATTTGCAGGTTTTGCAGCATTTGTATCATACGAAATTGATTTTCCAGATGGATCAGTCATTTTTTCGCTATACTGTTTTGATTTTACTTCTAATGTATATACACCATTTTTAAAATCTTTTACGGTATAATCAATCTGTTTTTTACTTTCGCTTGACATTTTCTGAGATTGCTTCCCGTCAGTAGCTGAATGTGTTGTTTTAATACCTAATGTCATCGGATACGTTTTTCCGATCTCTAAATTATATTTGTATGCATATTTGTCATCAGCACCTTTTGCTATAGCTACAACTTCTGCAACTACAGGTGATTCGACT
This portion of the Empedobacter stercoris genome encodes:
- a CDS encoding DUF6263 family protein — translated: MKKLLFMMAVAMTVVSCKKEDKVVGKDKDGKELIVNEKGDTVTKAETTDSLVVESPVVAEVVAIAKGADDKYAYKYNLEIGKTYPMTLGIKTTHSATDGKQSQKMSSESKKQIDYTVKDFKNGVYTLEVKSKQYSEKMTDPSGKSISYDTNAAKPANKDIAVSWSIYKAMTGKTYTMKVDEKGKVVSVDGLESIKTSILNSVKSQVNAEEFKFFTQVINNSLNKEAISSQFEETMNIFPNKTLALKESWSDSQKIDQGPMKGNISMKRTLASVEPTNTTITVNGTQSLKGNESQEGVTMLANSSANVDGKILLDTKSGWINKVNLTKKETLKRTVEAQGQKQTMTESVTTVTTVN